The Akkermansia sp. N21116 genome includes a region encoding these proteins:
- a CDS encoding TonB-dependent receptor: MSTKALALTQEKALEINLERNIYGTFAEIGAGQETANWFFRASGAAGTVAKTISAYDMTVSDTLYGPVKRYVSIERLKGMLDYEYRQLVHRLGNTKGQDTRFFAFCNTVKVKGYRDKGPWHGWIGVRFQLRPGAPPSDLIVHVNMNVPSHSLQMRDLGILGVNVLYAVYHKRDRLVEFVESLMDNIDPSSMEIDVLRFEGHGFSKVDNRLFAMQLVKSGLTESTLFLPNGEVAQAADVLYKRPLVVMRGSFDPVCKLHLEVMDAVRKTFLAQVDEKTRANCMDICEISMNNLLRGDDVDHLDFLYRADSLKELGKTVLITRMTRFDRLSELLGHFTREPIAISLSIGLLNELFKEKWTRDIPGGILESFGRTFQHKTRLYVSPWLNRKSGEFVTARTFRAPEQYQYLYQHFLANNLVIDVPFFNETLLRKTPRDIQRMIAEDDPAWKDLVPEEAHRSALHLK, translated from the coding sequence ATGAGTACAAAAGCCCTCGCCCTGACTCAGGAAAAAGCCCTCGAAATCAACCTGGAACGTAATATTTACGGTACATTTGCCGAGATCGGAGCCGGGCAGGAAACCGCTAACTGGTTCTTCCGAGCCTCCGGTGCCGCCGGTACGGTCGCTAAAACAATTTCCGCCTATGACATGACCGTCAGCGATACGTTGTACGGCCCCGTCAAACGCTATGTTTCCATAGAACGCCTCAAGGGAATGCTGGATTATGAATACCGCCAGCTCGTCCATCGCCTGGGTAACACAAAAGGCCAGGACACCCGATTCTTCGCTTTCTGTAACACAGTCAAAGTCAAAGGATACAGGGACAAAGGCCCATGGCATGGCTGGATCGGCGTCCGTTTTCAGCTTCGTCCGGGAGCTCCCCCTTCCGACCTTATTGTCCACGTCAACATGAATGTCCCCTCTCATTCATTGCAAATGAGGGACTTAGGAATTTTGGGCGTCAATGTTCTCTATGCGGTCTATCACAAAAGGGACCGCCTTGTAGAATTTGTCGAATCCCTGATGGACAACATTGACCCGTCCAGTATGGAAATCGATGTCCTTCGCTTTGAAGGCCATGGATTTTCCAAGGTAGACAACAGGCTCTTCGCCATGCAGCTCGTCAAATCCGGCTTAACGGAATCTACTCTCTTTCTCCCGAACGGTGAAGTAGCCCAGGCAGCCGACGTGCTCTACAAACGTCCTTTGGTCGTCATGCGCGGTAGTTTCGATCCCGTTTGCAAGTTGCACCTCGAAGTCATGGATGCCGTCCGCAAAACCTTCCTGGCCCAGGTAGACGAAAAGACGCGGGCCAACTGCATGGACATCTGCGAAATCTCCATGAACAACCTCCTGCGGGGAGACGACGTAGACCATCTGGACTTCCTCTACCGCGCCGATAGCCTCAAGGAACTCGGCAAAACCGTTCTCATCACCAGAATGACCCGTTTTGACCGCCTATCGGAACTCCTAGGCCATTTCACGCGGGAGCCCATCGCCATTTCTCTTTCCATCGGCCTTCTCAATGAATTGTTTAAGGAAAAATGGACGCGAGATATTCCCGGCGGTATTCTCGAATCCTTCGGACGTACTTTCCAACACAAGACACGCCTCTACGTTTCCCCTTGGCTTAACAGAAAATCCGGAGAATTTGTCACGGCCCGTACTTTCCGCGCCCCGGAACAGTACCAGTACCTCTACCAGCACTTCCTCGCCAACAATCTTGTTATAGACGTCCCCTTCTTCAATGAAACACTCCTGCGGAAAACTCCGCGCGACATCCAGCGCATGATCGCAGAAGACGACCCCGCCTGGAAAGATCTCGTTCCCGAAGAAGCACACCGTTCCGCCTTGCATCTCAAGTAA
- a CDS encoding transglycosylase domain-containing protein yields the protein MSELSSQSPHRHNIANKRRHTAYSKKSRFKKFLKLLVLGTLILGVLGALAGWGLYSFVTERYEKWAMEFDLERINDLEKPSIIYDRNGEEIGRIYVENRSYVTLDKVSPNMINALIAQEDSRFREHPGYDLIGMSRAALELLRANGDVNQGASTITQQLARNAYDLKSRALARGENGFGRKIVEIFLAKRITERYSKDQVLEFYLNRVYLGSGYYGIRSASLGYFGKEPSELTTREAASIAALIKNPNGLSPLRSPEKNLKWRNHVLERMAKAGYITLEETERLKNMPLGLNPKPLQRKVSHIYERIANQITQYLGEDRVNAAGLKIYTTLDKNLQETSETALRQALETIEARPGYKHIKASSFQNGQDTPPAYLEGSVLIVDNATGAILAYHGGRDYNKRQYDAIELGARPPGTSILPILYATAFDSGYSPASKVLDDAIDNRLTGIGGVEGILGEWGTETPKSRYEGNITSREALSQSKIAASLRLGMELGPKPFIKKMQEFGIRKPIREAGTEVNPVYRPRIYVGTEPASLKEMTMAFTAIPNGGERPENLYFLDRVEDETGYVIWESPQALGDRKKVRATTSATAFQLHSILQDSLKRGSASKVAPLLPEKFNGAIKTGTTYNFADNWMFGYDSRITCGIWIGFLEGKKPIYDGAFSSDTCGKAMAKILDATVRIFPAKELTPPDTVESVEICTKSGMRATRNCYEQEADDNGTNPKYRLTTITEYLRKGDLSLPFCNLHGEESISLEMFASSAGPGSKARILPVIPILPRQAALLGKDPYHTEQITAPSRRNYDFLPSNANEAPAAQAIEDESSIYDSSESTISLPAPKSIHLDMPDIE from the coding sequence ATGTCAGAACTCAGCTCACAGAGCCCGCACAGGCACAACATCGCCAACAAGCGCCGCCATACAGCCTACTCCAAGAAAAGCCGTTTCAAAAAGTTTTTGAAACTGCTGGTGTTAGGTACATTGATCCTTGGCGTCCTGGGGGCCCTGGCGGGATGGGGCCTCTACTCATTCGTCACGGAACGTTACGAAAAGTGGGCTATGGAATTCGATCTCGAACGAATCAACGATCTCGAAAAACCCAGCATTATCTATGACCGCAACGGCGAAGAAATAGGCCGTATCTACGTCGAAAACCGCAGTTACGTGACCTTGGACAAAGTATCGCCTAACATGATCAATGCCCTCATCGCCCAGGAAGATTCCCGCTTCCGGGAACATCCCGGCTATGACTTGATCGGCATGTCCCGCGCCGCACTGGAACTTCTGCGCGCCAACGGAGACGTCAACCAGGGGGCATCCACCATCACCCAGCAACTCGCTCGAAACGCCTACGATCTCAAGTCTCGCGCCCTTGCACGGGGAGAAAACGGGTTCGGGCGAAAAATCGTTGAAATCTTCCTCGCCAAACGTATTACGGAACGATACAGCAAGGATCAGGTGCTCGAATTCTACCTGAACCGCGTCTACCTCGGCAGCGGTTACTACGGCATCCGTTCCGCCTCCCTCGGCTATTTCGGCAAAGAACCCTCCGAACTAACTACCCGGGAAGCCGCATCCATTGCCGCTTTGATCAAAAACCCCAACGGTCTCTCCCCATTGCGCTCTCCGGAAAAAAACCTGAAATGGCGCAACCACGTTTTGGAGCGTATGGCCAAAGCCGGCTACATTACATTAGAAGAAACGGAACGTTTGAAAAACATGCCCTTGGGCCTCAATCCCAAACCCCTTCAGCGCAAAGTTTCCCACATCTACGAACGCATCGCCAACCAGATCACCCAGTACCTGGGAGAAGACAGGGTCAATGCCGCCGGACTTAAAATTTACACGACACTCGATAAAAATCTCCAGGAAACTTCCGAAACAGCACTGCGCCAGGCCTTGGAAACCATCGAAGCCCGCCCCGGATACAAGCACATCAAAGCTTCTTCCTTCCAGAACGGGCAGGATACCCCGCCTGCCTATTTGGAAGGCTCCGTCCTCATCGTCGACAATGCCACGGGAGCCATCCTCGCCTACCATGGAGGCAGGGACTACAACAAACGCCAATACGATGCCATTGAACTGGGAGCCCGCCCCCCCGGTACGTCTATTCTTCCCATCCTGTACGCTACGGCATTCGATTCCGGCTATTCCCCGGCCTCCAAAGTACTCGACGACGCCATCGACAACCGACTCACCGGAATCGGCGGAGTGGAAGGCATCCTCGGAGAATGGGGCACGGAAACGCCCAAAAGCCGTTACGAAGGTAATATTACTTCGCGAGAAGCCCTTTCCCAATCGAAAATAGCCGCATCTTTGCGTCTCGGCATGGAACTCGGTCCCAAGCCCTTCATCAAAAAAATGCAGGAATTCGGCATTCGAAAACCAATCCGCGAAGCCGGGACCGAGGTCAATCCCGTCTATCGCCCACGTATCTATGTCGGTACGGAACCGGCTTCCCTCAAGGAAATGACGATGGCCTTCACCGCCATCCCCAACGGAGGAGAACGCCCGGAGAACCTTTACTTCCTCGACCGCGTAGAAGACGAAACCGGCTACGTCATCTGGGAATCCCCCCAGGCATTGGGCGACCGGAAAAAAGTCCGGGCCACCACATCGGCTACAGCCTTCCAACTTCACTCCATCCTCCAAGACTCCCTTAAGCGCGGGTCTGCCAGCAAAGTAGCCCCTCTGCTGCCAGAAAAATTCAACGGCGCCATCAAAACGGGAACCACCTACAACTTCGCCGACAACTGGATGTTCGGATATGATTCCAGAATCACCTGCGGGATCTGGATCGGTTTTCTCGAAGGCAAAAAGCCCATTTACGACGGCGCTTTTTCCTCCGATACCTGCGGTAAAGCCATGGCGAAAATACTCGATGCGACCGTCCGCATCTTCCCAGCCAAGGAACTCACGCCGCCCGATACTGTAGAAAGCGTGGAAATTTGTACCAAATCCGGAATGCGGGCTACCCGAAACTGCTATGAACAGGAAGCTGACGACAACGGAACCAATCCCAAATACCGTCTGACCACGATCACGGAATACCTCCGCAAGGGCGATCTTAGCCTTCCCTTCTGCAACTTGCACGGGGAAGAGTCTATCTCCTTGGAAATGTTCGCCAGTTCTGCCGGACCCGGCAGTAAAGCCCGTATCCTGCCCGTCATTCCAATTCTGCCGCGTCAAGCCGCCCTGCTTGGCAAAGACCCCTATCACACGGAGCAAATTACCGCACCGTCGCGCCGCAACTACGATTTCCTTCCCTCCAATGCGAACGAAGCACCTGCCGCACAGGCAATCGAAGACGAATCTTCCATCTACGATTCCTCCGAATCGACCATCTCTCTGCCGGCCCCTAAGTCGATACACCTAGACATGCCCGACATCGAGTAA
- the leuS gene encoding leucine--tRNA ligase — MSERKKPYPFDLFEPKWQQIWEERKTFKVANPGDPGFDASKPKFYALDMFPYPSGAGLHVGHPEGYTATDIISRFKRMNGFNVLHPMGWDSFGLPAEQYAIKTGQHPEITTRQNIDNFRRQLKMLGFSYDWDREIATTDAQYVRWTQWIFLKLYNSYYDKESRKARPIAELEAKGLTRDEIDDRRLAYVAEVSVNWSPELGTVLSNEEVEEWRSKGNTVERRPLRQWMLRITDYAERLIDELEPLDWPESIKMLQRNWIGKSEGAEVDFDIDGNKVTVYTTRPDTLFGATYMVLAPEHELVAQITTPDRKQAVDDYRAACSGKSDLERTETAKDKTGVFTGAYAANPVNGDKIPVWIADYVLTGYGTGAIMAVPAHDERDFAFATKFGLPILQVVQPPSADEDWRGYCGYDGTSVNSGFLTGLPTREAKARMIDWLEEQGVGRRKVNYKLRDWLFSRQRYWGEPFPIVWEDGHHHAISESELPLLQPEMEDFKPTGDPRGPLIKATEWMQYSPTAQRETNTMPQWAGSCWYYLRYLDPNNSEQFISPEVEQYWMGANHNPGGIDLYVGGTEHAVLHLLYARFWHKVLFDLGYLTTNEPFQKLVNQGLILGEDGQKMSKSRGNVVNPDDIVQEYGADALRLYEMFMGPLKDVKPWATKGVEGISRFLARVWRVAFMENQEGIWTPSGKIVASLPNDKRLAVSKEVHKTIRKVTEDIEAMSFNTAISKMMECVNAMTSADAIVLEDYVNLLILLNPFAPHITEEIYSRLCDSFPSLPRTQLCEHAWPACDEAMLREDTVTLVVQVNGKLRDKLEVPAGISREDAEKMALESPKIKTYTDGNTIRKVIVVPGRLINIVVTPNA; from the coding sequence ATGTCCGAGCGAAAGAAACCTTATCCTTTTGACCTTTTTGAACCCAAGTGGCAACAAATCTGGGAGGAACGCAAAACCTTCAAAGTAGCCAATCCCGGCGATCCCGGTTTCGATGCATCCAAGCCAAAATTCTATGCCTTGGACATGTTCCCCTATCCCAGCGGAGCCGGGCTGCACGTCGGCCACCCGGAAGGCTACACCGCTACCGACATCATTTCGCGTTTCAAGCGAATGAACGGATTCAACGTCCTGCATCCGATGGGGTGGGATTCCTTCGGGCTGCCTGCCGAACAGTATGCCATCAAAACAGGACAACACCCGGAAATCACAACCAGGCAGAATATCGACAACTTCCGCCGCCAGCTCAAAATGCTGGGATTCTCCTACGACTGGGACCGCGAAATTGCGACCACGGATGCCCAATACGTCCGCTGGACCCAGTGGATCTTCCTGAAACTCTATAATTCCTATTACGACAAGGAATCCCGCAAGGCTCGTCCCATTGCCGAACTGGAAGCCAAGGGACTGACCCGCGATGAAATCGATGACCGGCGCCTGGCCTATGTCGCCGAAGTATCCGTCAACTGGTCTCCGGAACTCGGCACAGTCCTTTCCAACGAAGAGGTAGAAGAATGGCGTTCCAAAGGCAACACGGTCGAACGCCGTCCTCTGCGCCAGTGGATGCTTCGCATTACCGACTATGCGGAACGTCTGATTGACGAACTCGAACCTCTCGACTGGCCGGAATCCATCAAAATGCTCCAGCGCAACTGGATCGGCAAATCCGAAGGAGCCGAAGTCGATTTCGACATAGACGGCAATAAAGTAACCGTTTATACAACCCGCCCGGATACCCTGTTCGGAGCCACCTACATGGTGCTTGCTCCGGAACACGAACTTGTCGCCCAAATCACGACTCCGGACCGGAAACAAGCCGTCGACGACTACCGGGCTGCATGCTCCGGCAAAAGCGATCTGGAACGTACGGAAACCGCCAAGGATAAAACAGGCGTTTTCACCGGAGCCTACGCTGCCAATCCCGTCAATGGTGACAAAATCCCCGTCTGGATCGCCGACTACGTGTTGACCGGCTACGGAACGGGCGCCATCATGGCCGTACCCGCACACGACGAACGCGATTTTGCCTTTGCCACCAAATTCGGCCTGCCGATTCTTCAAGTCGTCCAGCCGCCATCCGCCGACGAAGATTGGAGAGGCTATTGCGGCTATGACGGTACCAGCGTCAACTCCGGATTCCTCACCGGCCTGCCCACAAGAGAGGCCAAGGCCAGAATGATCGACTGGCTGGAAGAACAGGGAGTCGGCCGGCGCAAAGTCAATTACAAGCTCCGTGACTGGCTCTTCTCCCGCCAGCGCTACTGGGGGGAACCCTTCCCCATCGTGTGGGAAGACGGACACCACCACGCCATCTCCGAATCCGAATTGCCCCTGCTACAACCGGAAATGGAAGATTTCAAGCCCACGGGCGACCCCCGCGGCCCCTTAATCAAGGCAACCGAATGGATGCAGTATTCGCCGACAGCCCAGCGAGAAACCAACACGATGCCCCAGTGGGCCGGTTCCTGCTGGTACTATCTCCGTTACCTCGACCCAAACAATTCGGAACAATTCATCTCCCCGGAAGTCGAGCAATACTGGATGGGAGCCAACCATAACCCGGGAGGCATCGACCTCTATGTCGGCGGTACGGAACACGCCGTCCTTCACCTTCTCTACGCTCGTTTCTGGCACAAAGTACTCTTCGACCTCGGCTATCTGACGACCAACGAGCCCTTCCAGAAACTCGTCAACCAGGGGCTCATCCTGGGTGAAGACGGACAAAAAATGTCCAAATCCCGGGGTAACGTCGTCAATCCTGACGATATTGTCCAGGAATACGGAGCGGACGCCCTGCGTCTGTACGAAATGTTCATGGGACCGCTCAAGGACGTCAAACCTTGGGCAACCAAAGGAGTCGAAGGCATCTCCCGCTTCCTGGCCCGCGTATGGCGCGTGGCCTTCATGGAAAACCAGGAAGGCATTTGGACGCCCTCCGGCAAGATCGTTGCATCCCTTCCGAACGACAAACGCCTCGCCGTGTCCAAGGAAGTGCACAAGACCATCCGCAAAGTGACGGAAGACATCGAAGCCATGTCCTTCAATACGGCCATCTCCAAAATGATGGAATGCGTCAACGCCATGACATCCGCCGATGCCATCGTTCTGGAAGACTACGTCAACCTGCTCATCCTCCTGAATCCTTTTGCACCGCATATCACGGAAGAAATCTACTCCCGTCTCTGCGACTCGTTCCCGTCCTTGCCGCGCACTCAGCTTTGCGAACACGCATGGCCGGCATGCGACGAGGCCATGCTCCGGGAAGACACCGTCACTCTCGTCGTTCAAGTCAACGGCAAACTCAGGGACAAACTGGAAGTCCCCGCCGGAATCAGCCGCGAAGATGCTGAAAAAATGGCACTGGAATCACCGAAGATCAAAACCTATACGGACGGCAATACGATCCGCAAAGTCATTGTCGTACCAGGACGACTCATCAATATCGTCGTGACTCCCAACGCCTGA
- a CDS encoding 6-carboxytetrahydropterin synthase, giving the protein MYRICKRIEVESGHMLSKHPGNCKFPHGHTRAVEMVFIADTLDASDMVMDFKVIKSMMGEFINQFDHSLCVNTDDPLYGIFKQTYGDRVIGFDSVDPTSEVMARTIFFHAKEALEHGKAGAYEWPVRQVVRLERVRVWETSSSWSEYEE; this is encoded by the coding sequence ATGTATCGTATCTGCAAGAGGATTGAAGTGGAAAGCGGACATATGTTGTCCAAGCATCCGGGCAATTGCAAATTCCCCCATGGTCATACGCGTGCCGTGGAGATGGTTTTTATCGCTGATACTTTGGATGCCAGCGACATGGTAATGGATTTCAAGGTGATCAAATCGATGATGGGAGAATTTATCAATCAGTTTGATCATTCTTTGTGCGTCAATACGGATGATCCTCTGTACGGAATCTTCAAGCAGACGTATGGCGATCGTGTCATTGGCTTCGATTCCGTCGATCCGACGAGCGAAGTGATGGCCCGGACAATTTTCTTCCATGCAAAAGAAGCCTTGGAGCATGGTAAGGCTGGAGCATACGAGTGGCCGGTACGGCAAGTGGTGCGGCTGGAGCGCGTGCGCGTCTGGGAAACGAGTTCGTCCTGGTCGGAGTACGAGGAATAA
- the rpe gene encoding ribulose-phosphate 3-epimerase — MSTLIAPSLLAADFTRIGEESRRAFAAGADWLHLDIMDGHFVDNISFGPAVCSAVREAVGPEAFLDAHLMIERPDHYFDRFVKAGVNLISIHVELGDEYYLHDTLRRIREAGVLNGIAINPATPFEKVVPYLGEIDLLLVMSVVPGFGGQSFMPEVLYKTQKAAKWKEEHGASFHIQMDGGIGSGNASFCTQAGANVLVAGSSTFKASDMAMAINELRHRY, encoded by the coding sequence ATGAGTACGCTCATTGCGCCATCACTGCTCGCCGCCGATTTCACTAGAATCGGGGAAGAGTCACGCCGCGCATTCGCCGCCGGAGCGGACTGGCTCCATCTCGACATTATGGACGGTCACTTCGTAGACAACATCTCATTCGGCCCTGCCGTGTGTTCTGCCGTCCGCGAAGCCGTCGGCCCGGAAGCTTTTCTCGACGCCCACCTGATGATTGAACGACCTGATCATTACTTCGACCGTTTCGTCAAAGCCGGAGTCAACCTGATCAGCATCCACGTCGAACTCGGTGACGAATACTACCTCCACGACACCTTGCGTCGCATCCGCGAAGCGGGCGTCTTGAACGGCATTGCCATCAACCCGGCCACGCCATTTGAAAAAGTTGTTCCCTACCTGGGGGAAATCGACCTCCTGCTTGTCATGTCGGTCGTTCCCGGTTTTGGTGGACAGTCCTTCATGCCGGAAGTCCTTTATAAAACCCAGAAAGCGGCAAAATGGAAGGAAGAACACGGAGCTTCCTTCCATATCCAAATGGACGGAGGCATCGGATCCGGCAATGCATCCTTCTGCACCCAGGCCGGAGCCAATGTTCTCGTCGCCGGTTCCTCCACCTTCAAAGCCAGTGACATGGCTATGGCCATCAACGAACTCAGACACAGATACTGA